A region of the Deltaproteobacteria bacterium genome:
TCGCCAAGGTGCTGGCGGCCGCGCTCGGCCAGGAGCTGATTCGCCTCCAGTGCTACGAGGGGCTCGACGAGGCCAAGGCCCTCTACGAGTGGGAGTACGCGAAGCAGCTCCTCTACACGCAGATCCTGAAGGACAAGATCAGCGAGGTGCTGGGCGGGGCCCGCTCGCTCACCGAGGCGGTGGATCGGATCGCCTCCCAGGACGATGTCTTCTTCAGCGACCGCTTCATCCTGCCGCGGCCTCTCCTGCGCGCCATCCGCTCGGAGAAGCCCTGCGTGCTGCTCATCGACGAGATCGACAAGTCGGACACCGAGTTCGAGGCCTTCCTCCTCGAGGTGCTGTCCGACTTCCAGGTGAGCGTGCCCGAGCTCGGCACGATGAAGGCGCGGCACGTCCCCCTCGTCGTCCTGACCAGCAACAACGCGCGTGAGATGTCGGACGCGCTCAAGCGCCGCTGCCTGCATCTCTTCATCGACTTCCCGGAGCGGGCGCAGGAGCTCGAGATCGTCCGCCTCAAGGTCCCGGGGGTCTCCGAACGCCTGGCGGCGGACGTGGTCGCGGTCGTGCACCGCAT
Encoded here:
- a CDS encoding MoxR family ATPase, encoding MFVSIDDVIQRFARLKYITSHTIATVVYLAAEMKKPILVEGPAGVGKTELAKVLAAALGQELIRLQCYEGLDEAKALYEWEYAKQLLYTQILKDKISEVLGGARSLTEAVDRIASQDDVFFSDRFILPRPLLRAIRSEKPCVLLIDEIDKSDTEFEAFLLEVLSDFQVSVPELGTMKARHVPLVVLTSNNAREMSDALKRRCLHLFIDFPERAQELEIVRLKVPGVSERLAADVVAVVHRIRKLDLKKAPSISETLDWARALTLLNLQTLDEQLVSETLATILKYEGDIRKAQQELKEYVELQRAKLKAPRVQSDKDVLH